In Halodesulfovibrio sp. MK-HDV, the DNA window CCATTTTCTGTGAACGGCCCTAAGACTTTTACCTATTTAGAGCGTGCGATTCCGCAAATGCTCAGCTCCCGTTTATTCTGGAAAGATAACTTTATCCCTGTTGATGCTATTGCTTTGGATGGTATTACTGCTCCTACGAGTAATGCAGAAGCACAGAAAGCTCTCTCAGATGCCGGCGTTGACTACCTTATATATGGTAGCGTGAACATTATTGGCGACCAGTCTTCTTTGGACGTTCGTGTTGCTGATAGAGACGGAACTGTTTGGCCGCGTTCTGCTTCCAGTTCACTTAATGACATGATTCCTACCCTGCAGAACATTGCAGGTGCAATTAATACAGAAGTGTTTGACCGTCCTGATGCACGCGCACAGGCTGTTGAACAGGCTAAAAATCGTGTGAATCAGATGAACCCTGCGATTACTGTTAACCAGACATCTGCAAATCAGGAAGTTTATCTGAACCCTCAGTTCCGTTACGCAGGTGGTAGCGATTCTGAAAACCGTCTGCGTTCAAACGCTTTGCGTTTTGCTGCACACGGCATGGTTGTAGCTGACTTGACTGGTAACAAGAAGAACGAAATTGTGTTGATTGACAAACGGATCGTGCGCGTTTTCAACTTCGACAATAACACTCTTGTTCCTCTTGCAGAAGTGACACCATCCCGACGTTATGAGCTGTTAACTGTTCGTGCTAGCGACCTTGATCGTGATGGCGTGAAAGAGCTCATCGTAAGTGCAATGGATAAAGATCAGTCTTCGCTGACATTCTTTTACGCTCTTAAGGACGGCAAACTTGTAAAGTTTGCGCCTAGCATCAAAATGCTTGTAAACGTTCTGCCTCTTCCTCCGACTTACTTGCCAACTCTGATTGGCCAGAAAACTCGTAAGGGTGGCACTGTGCTTACACCGGGCGTACATGAACTTGCATTCATTAACGGCGAAGTTGTTTCTACCCGACGTGTTGCTGTTCCTAAAAAAGCAAACCTGTACAACTTTGCATGGGTACCTGACGAAGAAGACGGCGATAAAGTGGTTGTTCTTCTCCCTGATAGCGAAAAAGTTGCTGTTTTTAACTCCAAGTTCAACCGTATTGTTTCTTCTCCTGTTGCGTACTCCGGTAGTACTGTCAGCATCGAGAATGACGACACAATGCCTGGCCTTGGTAAAGACAAGCTTCTTATTCCTTCCAAGTACTACATTCCAATGCCGTTCGTTGTAGAAGATCTTGATCACAACGGAAAATACGAAGTTCTGGTTAACAAGCCTATTTCTGTGGCTGCTCAGTTCTTCGACCGCTACCGTTTCTTCCCTCAGGGCGAAATTCACTCCTTGCAGTGGGACGGTGTCGGCCTTGGCTTACAGTGGAAAACTCGTCGTATTAAAGGTGGCGTAATGGCTTACCAGATTGCCGACCTCGATAACGACGGTATCATGGACTTGGTTGTTGGTATTAACACCCACCCGGGTGCTACTGGCTTCGAAGCTCGTAAAACCATGGTTCTTGGCTACCCGCTTGATCTTACTAAAACCAATGCTAATACTCCTGCTTCCAGCGAATTCTCGCAGGAACAGTAGTAAGCTTACTTAGCTTGTTATGTCCCCGTTGCTTCGGCAGCGGGGACTTTTTTTTTGCTTCGACTTTGCCAGCTCATTCTTTACTTTTCTCTCCTTTTCTTCTTTGGCTTCTTCTAACGGGCTTTACTGCCCCCCTCATCGTCACTGACAGCAAGAATTTTCAGAGGTTCCACATGTGACAAGATTTATGAAGAACCTAATAGACGAGAGGCGACAGCCAGCAGGTAACATCCAACAGCCATCCGGCAGCATCCGATCATATATAATGTTAGGCGAAAGTGAACGAGAGAGCACAGAGGAGGACTCAAGTAGAATAGAGTGATCCAAATGAGACAAAAGTAGCTAAAAAGAAGGCTAAATAGACTAAAACAACTTCAAATAAACGAAAGTTGTTTATTTTTGGGCAATTATCTGAGTTTTGCACAGCTTGTTCGCAAAATGTTCCTAACTATGTCAATAAGTCGTCCATGTAATTAGTTAGTGTGATGTAAAAAACAGTCTTAAAATTAGACTGTTGCGAAAAGTAGTGATGCTATCGGGCTTAAAAAGTTTTGCACAGGGTGTCAGTAATTTGTTCCTAGAAATGTGCATAAAATTTTTTTAGGTATTTTTGCAAAAAAAGAGAGCTACGCTCTTCTATTAAAAGGCGCAGCTCTCTATTGTTTGTTTTCTTACTCATAAAAAAGAAAAGTGGTGGAGTTTTAAACTCCACCACTTTTTAGTTCAGAAAGGTAGTGAGGCATAAGCCGCGAGGTTGCATAAAAAAACGTGCTGACCTCGCAAATAAAAGTTTTTGGAGAGTCCAGAGAATCCTTTTTACTTAAAGCGGTAGCTGTTCTCGAAGAAAGAGAGATTACAGATAGCGACAGTGTAACAAGGTTCTCTGGCCGCCGGAGGCTCGTCGAAGACCCGCCGAAAGCTATCGCCCGTTCTAAACAGCCTCTTCCACTACAGCAGGCTTAACATTAGCACCGGTATCAACTGGCGCGCTGTTGTAGCAAACGCGGTCGTCGTATTCCATCTGCTTACCTTTGTTCCATTGTGAGACCGGTCGGTAGTAGCCGACGATACGAGTGTATACTTCGGTATCTGCGTCACATGTAGGGCAGCTAAAATGTTCACCGGCAATGTACCCGTGATCTTTGCACACGGAGAATGTCGGTGTGATGGAGATGTACGGTAACTTTGTTTTGGTAAACGCTTTAACGATGAATTTTTTCAACGCTGCGTGGTCTGCCACAGCTTCGCCGAGATATGTGTGGAACACAGTACCACCGGTGAAGAGTGGTTGCAGCATGTCCTGATGCTCAAGCGCTGCAAATACGTCTTCTGTTGCACCTACAGGCAGCGCCGTTGAGTTGGTGTAGTACGGAGTACCGTTACCTGATGCTGCGATGTCTGCGTACAGTTTTTTGTCGAGACGTGCGAGACGGTAGCTTGTACCCTCAGCAGGGGTTGCTTCAAGGTTGTAAAGGGTTCCTGTCTCTTCTTGGTAACCTGATGTCAGATCACGAAGATGATTCAGCACACGCTGCATGAGGCGAACTCCGCCTTCTGTCTCGATACCTCTACCGAGAAGGTTGAGGCATGCTTCGTGCCCACCGATGATACCGATGGTGGAGAAGTGTGCTTTAAAACCATTCTTGAGGTATCGGGAAGTCCAAGGGAACATGCCGCGATCAAGGTTTTCCTGAATGAATTTGCGTTTGAACTCTAAGGAATCTTTAGCAAGCTCTGCGTATTCAGTGATAAGATCGAGGAAGTCTTCTTCGTTGTTTGCAAGGTATGCCAGCTTAGGCAGGTTGAGCGTTACAACGCCGATAGAACCTGTGAGGTCGCCCGCGCCGAAGAGGCCGCCGGTTTTTTTGCGTAACTCACGCAGATCCATTTGCAGACGGCAGCACATGGAACGAACATCTTCCGGATTCAGATCAGAGTTGATGAAGTTCTGGAAGTACGGAACACCATACTTGGCTGTCAGCTGCATAAGTAAATCACCGATTTCAGTTTCCCAAGGGAACTCTGTGGTGACGTTGTATGTCGGAATTGGGAACGAGAAAATACGGCCGTGGTGATCGCCTTGAAGCATTACTTCGAGGAATGCCTTGTTGATCATAGCCATTTCTTCAACGTAGTCGCCGTATGTTGAATCCTGAAGAACACCGCCGATGATAATAGCTTCTTTCGCAATGTGTTTTGGAGGCACAATGTCAAGAGTAAGGTTGGTGAACGGACTTTGGCCGCCCCAACGTGACGTGGTGTTCAGATTGAATATAAATTTCTGCATGGCCTGTCGCACTTGCTTGTACGTAAGGCCATCATGCCGAATGAATGGTGCGAGGTAGGTGTCGACGTTGTTGAACGCCTGAGCACCAGCCCATTCATTTTGAAGCGTACCGAGGAAGTTAACCATTTGACCGAGAACAGCGTCAAAATGGTGAGCAGGTCCAGCGCTTGAACGACCTTCAAGGTTGAAGCCTTCAAGCAGGAGATCTCGGAGACTCCAGCCTGCGCAGTATCCTGCAAGGCCGAAAGAAAGATCGTGGATATGGAAGTAGCCGTGCTCATGTGACAGCCGTACTTCTTCCGGGTATTTTTCCAATGCATATCTGGCTTGCAATGTTCCGGAAAGGTGCAGCATGAGCCCTTGGAATGAGTGAGTCATGTTTGCGTTTTCGCTTACACGCCAATCTGCTTTATCCAGATAGGTATTGATGGTCTCTTTGATGTCCAGATACGCGGCTTTATGCTCGCGTAACTGTCTGCGTTGTTCGCGGTAGATGATGAACCGTTTTGCAACGTGGTACAGGCGAGACTCCATTAACACTTTCTCAATGGTGTCCTGTACCAATTCCTGTGGCGCGATTTCTTGCGCTCCGAGTTTTAGCTCAACTTTTCGGGCAAGTCTCTTTGAAAGAAGCGGATCTTTAATTCCGCTAGCTTTAAGTGCCTTGAGGATTGCATATGCAATTCGCTCAAGCGACCATGTCTCCAGACACTCGTCGCGCTTCAGAATCTGTTTCGGCATGCTCTCTCCTTGGGGGAACGTATTCCTGATGCTTAAGCGTAAAGCCTTCCGGTAGGTAGCTCTCAGCTTCCTGAATGTCTTCATCTGTCAGCACAGGCACTTTAGTAATGCGGAACAGGAACTTGTCAGGATACTGTTTTGCTAATTCGAAAACCTGAGAGAGATTTTCTTCTGCTTCTGCTGGGGATGTCGTACCACCGGTAAGCACAGGATATTTCTGGTAAGGGCCTTTAACATCTACTGCAAAAAGCTTAACGAGATCTTCGTCAAGCAGTTGTTTCAATACGTCCGGACGCATGCCGTTACTGTCCATTTTGACAGGCATGCCAAGCTTGCCAAGATCTTTAATAAGATCAGCAAGTCCCGGTGTAATTGTTGCTTCCCCCCCAGTGATGACGACACCGTCAATCCAGCGTGCGCGTTTGGTCAGGTATGACTCAATTGCGTCTTGCGGAATGACATCCATTGTGTCGCTATGCCAAGCAAGATTAAAGTTATGGCAAGTCGGACAGTGCATATTGCAGCCACCTAAGAAGATGACGCTTGCATTCATACCAGGCCAATCGCAAAGACTGACCCGTTCAAAACCAAAAACACGTGACCAAGCAGTAGCCATACTTTAATCCTCAAATGTGTGTGTCATGATATGTGAAGGCGTTGCCACATATCTCTTAACTAATTAAAATAACAGGAATAATCTGACTAAGCGAACGCTGTGGTTTACTCAGTCGCAAGAAGTAAATAATACTCATTCTGACAGTTTTTTAGCAATAGACTTTTTTTCGATCGGGCTATTGTATCGATTAGAAGTGAGACATCTCAACGGGTTTGCATGCAAAAAAAAAGTAATAACGATGTGTCGAAATCAGACAAGAGGCTGTGGAAATGGTGTGCAAAAACAGCGTGAAACATTCTATCATGCCGTGAAACCAT includes these proteins:
- a CDS encoding ribonucleoside triphosphate reductase, producing MPKQILKRDECLETWSLERIAYAILKALKASGIKDPLLSKRLARKVELKLGAQEIAPQELVQDTIEKVLMESRLYHVAKRFIIYREQRRQLREHKAAYLDIKETINTYLDKADWRVSENANMTHSFQGLMLHLSGTLQARYALEKYPEEVRLSHEHGYFHIHDLSFGLAGYCAGWSLRDLLLEGFNLEGRSSAGPAHHFDAVLGQMVNFLGTLQNEWAGAQAFNNVDTYLAPFIRHDGLTYKQVRQAMQKFIFNLNTTSRWGGQSPFTNLTLDIVPPKHIAKEAIIIGGVLQDSTYGDYVEEMAMINKAFLEVMLQGDHHGRIFSFPIPTYNVTTEFPWETEIGDLLMQLTAKYGVPYFQNFINSDLNPEDVRSMCCRLQMDLRELRKKTGGLFGAGDLTGSIGVVTLNLPKLAYLANNEEDFLDLITEYAELAKDSLEFKRKFIQENLDRGMFPWTSRYLKNGFKAHFSTIGIIGGHEACLNLLGRGIETEGGVRLMQRVLNHLRDLTSGYQEETGTLYNLEATPAEGTSYRLARLDKKLYADIAASGNGTPYYTNSTALPVGATEDVFAALEHQDMLQPLFTGGTVFHTYLGEAVADHAALKKFIVKAFTKTKLPYISITPTFSVCKDHGYIAGEHFSCPTCDADTEVYTRIVGYYRPVSQWNKGKQMEYDDRVCYNSAPVDTGANVKPAVVEEAV
- a CDS encoding VCBS repeat-containing protein, coding for MQSVMRTVILAVLMLMLSISVAFAEGAKTFGIVPFSVNGPKTFTYLERAIPQMLSSRLFWKDNFIPVDAIALDGITAPTSNAEAQKALSDAGVDYLIYGSVNIIGDQSSLDVRVADRDGTVWPRSASSSLNDMIPTLQNIAGAINTEVFDRPDARAQAVEQAKNRVNQMNPAITVNQTSANQEVYLNPQFRYAGGSDSENRLRSNALRFAAHGMVVADLTGNKKNEIVLIDKRIVRVFNFDNNTLVPLAEVTPSRRYELLTVRASDLDRDGVKELIVSAMDKDQSSLTFFYALKDGKLVKFAPSIKMLVNVLPLPPTYLPTLIGQKTRKGGTVLTPGVHELAFINGEVVSTRRVAVPKKANLYNFAWVPDEEDGDKVVVLLPDSEKVAVFNSKFNRIVSSPVAYSGSTVSIENDDTMPGLGKDKLLIPSKYYIPMPFVVEDLDHNGKYEVLVNKPISVAAQFFDRYRFFPQGEIHSLQWDGVGLGLQWKTRRIKGGVMAYQIADLDNDGIMDLVVGINTHPGATGFEARKTMVLGYPLDLTKTNANTPASSEFSQEQ
- a CDS encoding anaerobic ribonucleoside-triphosphate reductase activating protein: MATAWSRVFGFERVSLCDWPGMNASVIFLGGCNMHCPTCHNFNLAWHSDTMDVIPQDAIESYLTKRARWIDGVVITGGEATITPGLADLIKDLGKLGMPVKMDSNGMRPDVLKQLLDEDLVKLFAVDVKGPYQKYPVLTGGTTSPAEAEENLSQVFELAKQYPDKFLFRITKVPVLTDEDIQEAESYLPEGFTLKHQEYVPPRREHAETDSEARRVSGDMVA